A window of Numenius arquata chromosome 10, bNumArq3.hap1.1, whole genome shotgun sequence genomic DNA:
GCGATGGGAATGCtgtgaaggggaagaggaggacatGAGGACATTTTGATGAAAATCATAAGAGGTAGCTGGAAGAAAAATTCACTTTAGTGTCAGTCAGGTAATGTGAGTAGCAAAGCTGAGGTTCTGTGCTTACAAACTAACCTTGCACGTTGTGATGAATTGGAACTGTGTACCATCATCTACACTTTCAAAAGGTGGGAATCAGTTGCTGCTGGTGCCTGATGTGATTGATTTCCGAGGCTAGTGGTTACAATGTGTATAAGCACAACTTTCAAATTCTTCAGGATTTATTATTAAACTGGTAAGGTCTAAAAATACCTTgtgattattttcacttttctgctgATTTCTCTTGATGTAGATCTTGTTTCCCTAAATTGATAATGGCTTTCCACTTTGCTCCTATCCAGcagtgcatgtgcatgtgtgctcGGGAGGCAGAGCTGTAGCTGAAAACAAATCAGGTGGTGGAATTGTGATAAAAACATGTTATTTACAGTCAGTCTGATGAGGGTGAGGTACTAGACTAAAGATTAGCTTTCTGTGGAAAGTGAGAACTGTGGCCTCTAACTCTTCTCttggatattttttctcttctttgcttttccctttcaatTGACCTTCCCAACAGCAGAAAAATCTGACTTGGGTACTCATTTGACTAGAAGTGTATAATAAAGCCCTGAACaaatttgtcttttctgaagCTATACCTCAGCACACTGTCTAATCAGAGATGATGTGTTTCTGTGTACTTAAAGTATGGTTTGAGGTTTCCCACTCTAGGGTTTATGCAAAGATTGTCCGTGAGAGCAAAGATGCCCAGCTTGCTTTGTGTTGCTTTCAGCAAGTGAGAAAATAGCTGCGCGTGCAATGTTTCTCTAACCTTCACAAGCAATTCTGTTTTCAGTGACACTCTTCTTCAGAGTAAGAAGGAATAATCAAGGGATGATATTGGACCTTTCGTTTTCATTGTATAACTGGCCAAGGAGAGCAGTGTGTGTGTAGAGGGGGCTTAAGACAGTGAATATCTGTGGCATCTGGGTGAAATTATGAACAATAAAATAACTATGAAAATCAGCTGGAATTTCATAAGCAGCTAAACTATGGCCATCTAGGGCATGCTGAATGAAAAGGACATGTCTAACGTAGAACATGCTAAAATGAGGAATGTCCATACAGTCTGGCATGAGGCGAGTGCATACTGAATTAGATCACTGCTTTAAGTGTGAATGTTTCCTCTCTTTAGAAAGACATACTCATCCTTTGCAACAAGGAACCAAAACAGAATGCTaatataataaaaacaaatttaaaagcattttcaattAGCATGCTGGTCTATTCCCTTGTGCTTAGAGAATTCAATGAGCTCTTTTGTAAGGAACAGAAACATTTCCATAGTTGAATATACATAAGGCCCctggaaatgcagaaagaatAACAACCGGTTGCTTCTGGAAAACTTGCAAATCTTTAAGCATTGTATAAGCCTCAGATGTCTTGTTCGTTGGAGATCAAATAGACTTTCaaagaattgaaataaaaatgaaatatcagCATGTGCACTTTAAAGATTTGGAAGTTAGTCTTTAAACACTGAAATGCTGATCCTAGGGATCTCTGCATGATTACTTATTTCCAGGTAATCTCAGTGGTGTTCTTTTATAAACTTCAGAATGTACCATGTGACACTGAACTAATTTTCCTATTGTGATTCTTGGGATCCTGTGTGCTTTTTCTAGTTCTGAGGTTTCATAGCCTGCTTTCTCTTATAATCACATCTTCTACAGCCTGGGAGTAGTGAGTGGAATTCCTAAAATAGTGCTGTGCCAGGCCTAATTCATATCAAATTTGGGTTGTAAATATGTGAAACTAGTGCTTTTCTGAAAAGAGAGGGTGGTGAAATAAAGGACTTGTAAACCCTCCTTTTCTGATGGGATGAGAATTAAGATTCTTAGCGGCTTCCCTTACTCCATGAAGGGTGCAAGAGGAAATCTGGGTCTAACTCCTTTATTATGAGTCTTCTCAGCACAAGTGGGAAAAATGGAgtggtggagggaggggaggggtaGGGAGCTGATGTTCAAATTGGCTCAGTCCCTATTGCTTTAGTGAACTAACTTACCCCTTCAGCTCTCCAGGTAGAATTTAAAATTTCGATGTTTTTTAGCATAACTGGTTGCACAAACAGTCTTTCTCTTTAAAGGCTACAGGGAAACTAGTGGGGAAAAATGCCTGTTCTTTATGGTGTTGCACAAAAACTGGCAAAGATAAATAGGCAAGGCCTATCTCTATGCAAAAAGGGTGTCTTGTTGATAGGATAGTCACTAGCTCACTAGAAAAGGGTTACAACTAATGAGAGAATAATTAGGGCCTATGAGGAAAAGGACCCAGCAAGCTCTCTACAGCCCACCACGTGTAGTTTCCATTGCTTCAGAAACAGCTTGTTGTTTCTCATCCCTCAGGCCCCTTAAAGGCAGCTCTCCAAAAAACAGCCCTCTAATGTAAATAGGTAACGGGCCAGTAGGAAGGCTCAGAAATCTGCAGTTATTCATAATCTTTTGTTGTGGTGTTGGTGAGGCAATGCCAGCAGCGAGGCCCTGTGGAGGCGGGCTGACTTTCTTAATCCATGTTTACCATAATGATGTACATTTGGCCACAGTTGAGAAAGTTATTAAGAACAGAGTTGTTCTTTCATTGCCCCCTGCTATTGTCTGAGGGAACCTTAATCTCCCGGTACATTGTGTCCTCTTGACACCACATCAGGAAATCTGTTGTCACTTGCTTCCAAGACATGAATGAGACTTAAAGAAACTTAGTGACTCATCGAAGTTGAACACAAGGCAACTTATTGGTAGAGCAAGAATTGAATAAAGGGCTGCTAGGCTAATGCCCCAGATTCAGGGTGTCTATTTATCGCTTAACAACAGTTAGTGATTGTTTAAAGCCCATGGTGGTAGGAAGTTGTGCGACTTAGGTGGCTTTAAGCTTAGGGATTCAGTGGTGAGCCAAATCTGGCAGTGGTTTGCAGCTGCTTGTGCTGCCCGTCACCGAGCTGTACCATGGTAGCCCAAATAATCTCTTAAGACAGTATTAACTAGAAATATTAGCCGCTGCTTTCTAGTAcgtgctttcattttctttatttatccCGTAGAAGTGAGgagaaaggtaaaagaaaaagacaaagctcATTTCTTCGTGTTCTGCCGAGCTGTGAGATGTAGCCTTGTTTCCTATTCTGTCCCCAGTATGAAAAGCATCTCTTCATAACTTGAAAACCTGATTTCTGTGGTGATATGGTGGCTGTGTTTGCATATACAGCGATGCAAACATGCTGCTGTTCTTGACAGCAGGAATAAGTCTTTGCAGTGAAAAATACTTGGGGCTGGATTTGTCAATATTTTATGCAAGTCAGATAGTTTGATCTTTTCTTCAGACTGCCTTGACTGATCTAAGATGTGCCAGCTTCAGCGTGGAGTGGCTTTAGGTCTGTCTAGCATTTATCTAGGTTTAAAGAAACGTATGGTTCCTTATATTATTAATTGTGGCCTCACCTCCTGCCTCCTAACAGAATAAGAATTTGGGAAGAAATGTGCCAAAACATTATATGGGCAGCTTTGTAGTAAAGAAAGCTTAGGATGATATTACATCATTTCTGTGAACTAGTTTTATCCTGtagattgttttttcttctttctgctttgatTTACCATGTCTGGACCCTGGTCAATAGTCTGAGGATACATCTGGTGTTGATCACTCTTTAGAGGCATTTAACTTGCATTTATATAATGTTGTGTTTGTACAGTGAGGAGTGACTAACTTCTGTCTTATTTGGACTTAAAAGGATGTCATCTAGAATTCAGTTGATAAAACTGTTACTTACTTTGTACCAAAGTGTCTAGTAGCTTTACCTGAGATCAAAAAGCTTAAGTTTCAGGTATCTACTGCTTTTAAGCTGCTGTATTAAGAATCTCTACGCAATGGATCTAATTTATTTGTGAACAGGGTCATAGGCAGGGACTTTAGCGCTAGAAATGCTAATGACTGCCTCAAGCAGTCCTGTAGGCTTCAGCTGGACAACGCCAAGGCGTGCAGCTCTTGCAAAACTTCGTGTGCATGACCCACGTGCAGACTTAGGAGCAGCAATTGCAGGCATTGGTGTTGGTGGTATGAATAAATTACTTAACCTTTCAGGCCTTGTTATTGGAGCTTTCATGCAAATGAGGATGCTGAGTATCATGATACCACTGACCCGTGGTACCTAGTTCTCACTAAAGCAATATCCCAGTGCTGGAAGCCGAATGGGAAGGGAGAACTGTTGCAAGGATGTAATTAGGGAGAAACGTTGCAAGGTGTTTGTTGTAAACAGATGGAGTGCATCGTGGCACCATGACTTATTTGCAAGGACGGATGAAGATGGGGTTTGTGGCTGCTGGCAGTGTTAGATAACGATCTGTCCACCCCATATATAAGAAGTATTGGAATgggcaattttttttctagtcataTAAGCATACTGAAGCTAAACTGAAGTTACTCAAGTCCCAGAACTTCCCCCAAACAACAATTACACAACACACTCACAATGGATGTAGAGCTAATAGATCCCTGGATAAATTTTGATGAGCTTCACTTATTTTCTAAAAACAAGTTTTAAGCAAAAGTATTTTATTAATGTTAGAAAGTAGACTAATGCACATTGACCTTACTGCTTAGCTCTTCATGCTGTCATTGGAGAGGCCCATAAACTGTTTAGCTGACCAAGTAGGATTTTTGGTAACCCCCTCTTGTGTAACTGGTCTTTCTCCCTGGTCTTCTCCGCTGAGCCGGTTTGGTCAGCGGTGTAAGAGGGTGACCCGTGGAAACAGTCAATGCCTCTTCACGGTAGCCTAACCAAGCAAAAGGTGGAAATGCTAGTGAATGGACAGTCTGAGGCTCCCTTTCATCAGTCAGGAATTGGAGTTTGAATGTGAATTTCTGTTCAATTTGACCTATTCTGAAATGCTGTTTCTGTGAACTTTGATATTTAAATTTGTGATACTTTATTTATGAGGGAGTAATTGTTCCCTAAAAGATATTTACTAAAagtaaaagcaaatggaaatgcaagctgctgctgcttcaaaatagttcttggaatttttttttaatgtagaggaGTAGGAAGGGcgtgggttttggtggtggtttttcctcccacagaggaaaacaaaacaaaaaaaccaagaaggaaTGGGGGagttaaagcaaataaaacttgATGAGACTTAGAAGAACCCTTACTGCTTTAGCTAGCTatgtgaaaaatgtatttcattagaCTGTCCATACTGCTATTTTCCAGACACTATGTCAAAAGGAATCACTGATGGATAATGCAATggaaagaaataatgttttctctttctccttttcccaccccttcccccagcAATCCTTTGCATCCATGTGTTAcaattttgttcatgtttttttcaaataactgGCTGCTTTGTAGTTCTAATATGcacctttcttttaattttaggtTCTGTCGTCTTTTTGCTGACTCAAACCACAGATTCCAAGGAAAGGAGGGGGAACTGGAATAAAATACTCAAGTGCCAGAGGAAAAGCCAGACTAGCCAATGAAAATTTCTGCTACTAAACTGTAGACTGCTCTCACTTACAcgtagtggggggaaaaaaattgctgtcgATTCTGAGTTTATAAAATGACTTTTGCAGACTTTGGACACTGAACTTCACATAGGCTAAAACCCTTCAACTAGGGTTGAATTAGGAAATGGAAATATGACTCCTTGGTGGTGTCttccatcttcctcctcttctgcagggttttttgtttggggtagGAAATCCTGAACAAATTGTATGGCGTCAACCAAACTTACAGTTGATGGTTATGGATGACATTGGAACTTCAGATTTGTCTCTCTGCAATGACACCTGATTAAGGCAAAGGTTGAAAACTGCTCATCAGCTACTTTATCAAAACTTGTAGTAACTATTACAATCATGCTTTCTCTCTCATTCTAAAATTTGAACTCTGGGGTGATGTTCCCTGGAAGGCAGGAGCAGATAAGTCATCTTTTTGGATTGGAAACCGAAATAATATGAGAATGCCCAGAAGAAGCTTAGTAATTCAAGCCAGGACTCGTTGGCTATTAGTGGGCCTTGCTTTACTATTCAGTTTAGTCTTGCTCATGTATTTGCTCGAGTGTGCTCCACAAACAGATGGTAATGGATCTCTACCTGGTGTCGTAGGTGAAAACATGGGTAAAGAATACTATCAAGCTCTCTTGCAGGAACAAGAAGAGCATTATCAAAACCGAGCTACCAGTCTGAAACGTCAGATTGCCCAGTTAAAGCAAGAGCTTCAGGAAATGAGTGATAAATTGAaatccctgcaggaaaaaaagagcccCAAGGTCAATGGTATGAACTACCAGAGCACCAAAGAACAAGCATCCAGTGATCTCCTAGAGTTTCTTCATTCCCAGATTGACAAAGCTGAGGTGAGCGTGGGGGCCAAACTACCTAGTGAATATGGCGTCATTCCTTTTGAAAGCTTCACGTCCATGAAAGTGTTCCAGTTGGAGATGGGGCTCACTCGGCATCCAGAAGAGAAACCTGTTAGAAAGGATAAACGAGATGAATTGGTGGAAGTTATTGAGGCTGGCTTAGAAGTCATCAATAATCCAGATGAAGAAGATGGAcaagatgaagatgatggagtAGGAGAGAGGCAGCTGTATAGTGAAAATGATTTCATAGAAGGTATGTTTACTACGTGCTTTCCAGCCCATTAACAGAATGTCACAACAGACATTTAATGGTGTGTGTATTTTCAGGGGGTTTATCTATTTGCATGTAGTGTTGAACAGTAATTACACAGTAAGAACCTTTATTTCTGATTATGAGAATATTACTGCTTGATTATCTTGTGTTTTGAGTAGGGAGCAAGAAATCCATTTCAGAAGAAGGGCTTACCGCAAGAAGTGTACGGGGGAGGTTGTAACCGCTTAAAGTACTGAGGCATTCATAATTGATTGTAGCTGAAGTCAGTGTGACACAATTGCTTATGGTACAAAATAACTGAAAGACTTCCAGTGAAACTGGTGGCAGTGGGAGGGAGAAATTTGATTCATCTCTCTTGTTCCAGCGTAGTTAAGCAACTGAGTGTGAAGCTACAGGGTTTTTCTTCGCTCATCTCTGTGGTACTTCTAGTTAATATCCAGGCTTTTGACTTGCGTAGAGCTGCTGTACTCATATTGGAGGGAGAGTTCTAACGTGTTCTGGTCATGTCAGGCTGAAGAACTTGGTGTCCTGAATAGAGCCTGCATGGTACACTAGTTACAGGGTTTGCTAAGCTGTGCAACCTTGAACTGTTCTCTTGCTCTCTAGTCAATTCCCTTTCAGTGCTTGTAAATTTAATTACAGAACGCATTATTATAAAACCAAATATGGCCATTAAGTTTTCAACATTTAGTGACACCCTTAAAAGACACGTTAGTGATAATTCCTATAGAATTTGGCTTTCAAGGTGCAGTGTAATGCTGATGGAGATAACTAATATCAAAAACTGCCCTAGTACCTCTTTTTTGTATTTACAGTATTAAATACCGTTCATGCTGCCATAAAAAAAGCCCCTAAGTTGGACCATGTTTATAAGAGCATTACTGTAAAAGGGATTCTGGATCTCAGCAGTACTGATGTCTGCACTATTAAGCAAACACATGCTGGAGAAAGGTACTGTTGGCCTCAAAATAATCAGTTCTTTCAGTCCAAGATGATGTAATCGGTCTGTAGCGCAAAAATGTCTCTGCTTTTAACAGCTACTGTGTTTAAAGTTAATGCAAGTACTTTTCTTCATTCCAGAACGTGGGGCAGGGTGTAGAATCCACTCAACCGTCTCAGTATAACACAGCCAGCACAGTGTTAGGCTCTTAGTACAGTTTTCACTTAAAACCATTATTTTGTCTGGAAGTAGTCATTCTTgcagtcttttaatttttttctttttatattaagtgtgcagctgcttttcctttactGTTTTAGATACTGCTTATAGTCTACTAGATATTTTTTTGTGCTTATAGTCTTGTAGATATTTTTTACCAGCACTGAAGTAGTTGTTAATTTTTCTTAGTGTACTGCCTTTAATGACTGCAGACCTCCAAGAAAACAAGGAGATGTAGGACCTTAGGACTGTGCTTAACCTCTGTTTACACCAGTATATTGGTAATTGGGTTTGGAAGTGGAACTAGTTTCCTTTTGTTGTAAAGGCAGTTTCTTAAAGCCCAGGTTACAggaactgtagaaaaaaaaagctcagcacttaaaaaaaggaatttttatgcTGTAGCTCCTACTGGTGTGTTAGCGACTAGCCATGGTGATAGAGAGCAGTGTCTTGTTTCAGACAGAAGTTGTGGGTTTTGTGGGTATTCTGTGTTTATGTGTATGTGAGAATAGTACTGGCTAATTTAGACACTGGGCCAGCaaaaaaagctgcttctgaaTAATaacactttttggtttttttttttcttctattgctTCAAAAATTAAAGGTAAGAAACAGAACCAGCCGGTAGAGGGACCTGCAGGTCCCTCGCCCTGCAGCCCTGTGACGGGGCTGTAGCGCTACCTCGGTAGTCACCTTGTGCATCATCCTTGTTTGATGGAATTGCGGTTGAAAAGCTGATGTTTTCCCATATAGAAAATACTTAAGCTACCATAAACTGGTGGGTTGAAGTTTCATAGCAGACTTGGTGTATCTACTGAGTCACAACAGTTCCTGTAACTGTCCTGAGAGCATAACTAAATTGTTGCTGGATTAGCATTGCTTGTTTAGAGAAACAGTTTGTTTAAATCCGCTTGAGTTAAAACAAATAGTTTGTCACAAGTTCTGTATCCTCTTCACTTGCTAAAGACTATTTTGTAGTAAGTGATTTAGGACTAGTGTTTTATGCAAATTGAAACAAGGCTGAGAAACTTGGTGCGTGGATTATTGGAGGGAGGCAAAAGAGAAAACTGATTCTGCATTAGTTAAAACTACAGTATTTTATGCTTAATATAGATGAACTGATTTTGCTGacttgcaggatttttttttctcaaaagcaacGTGTATCTGTCTATAAAAACTTATTCAAAGAACTGTTCCACAAGTACAAGCTAAACTAGAAACAGGCATTTTTATTCTAGAAGCTTCCTACCTTACAGGTTCTGGAAattatttcagcttcttttcCTAGACTTGTTAAATGCTAGACTAAACCTTGAGCTATGTAATCTTTTGTGGTATGTACTTTAAGTTGTATTAGTAAATCTTTAGAGAATTAGGTGGTTGTTTAAATAAGTGCAGAATCTTTTCTCTTGTAGCCAATTTTACCTGATGATATCTCTTCATCACCACTGAATGCGTGAAGTTCTTCCCCAGCGTTTGCCCTACGTGTCTTTGCCCACTCAGTGATTATCACTGTCTTGATTTGTAACAGCaccaagaatttttttcttacatggtAGTATGAatcaactgatttttttattagaCTCTAATTACTACCGCATGggccaaaaaacctcaaaaatcctGCTGATGGATGGTAACtttattgttgctgctgttttttgcTCTCTGCCCTTGATTTAACTGTTCATGCAGTTCCTTTGATGCATGCTCAGCCTCTGTGGTCTCTACATGAAGGTATTCTGCCTTCTGCCAGTGGTGCAAGGATGCTGTCGCCATGATAGGGAGCAACCTGTTCAGGTGTTATCCAAactgatgtttggtttttttttttagtgttgcaAAACAAAAGTAATGACCCAAATGTGTTTTGGAGTTGCAATTAGGCGGAGTTGCTACAACCACATCACGGCTATTGGCAGACTTCGAACAAtaacaccaaattaaaaaaaaacagatttgcaAGTATGCATTGCAACTATAAAGATACTTTCTCGAAAgctccaaattatttttctcaagtCTGAATTGACTTCCTCTGATGATGGAAAGAAAACCAGTAAATTTCTCGGGTCTGTAGGGCTGTTTGCTCCATTGTTACCTTTTTTGCCCTGCTGCAACCCGAAATGAAACTTCCAGGATTCTAATATTAACAGAACAAAAACCTGGCCTTAAAAAAAGTCTAGTTCTGCAGTTGCTGTTTGAGAAACactttgaagttttttttcttaatatttccaTTAGAGCTTCTGGCTCTCAAGGGTATGAGGAAAACAGGAGTACACTGTTCACCTTAGAAGAGCACCCCTAGAGAGGATAGAAGTTGCAATGTTACATATTGTCACAAATGAGGGGGTCTAGGACTACAGACAATGAACCTAATTGCTGAATTGGGCATTCTAAGATAGTCCTTgatgaaaaatatgtttctttgagGTCTGCGTTTGATAATATTGAGTAACAAAGGATAAGTAAGATGGGAAGAGCACAATAGTATTAACCTCTGTCCCCTTTCTTTGGAAGCCCAAGACATTTTCTTGACTAGTGATGCAAAATGCATTGAGGAGCTTTCATGGACATCTGCACTTTACTATCTGGTTTATTTGGGTTACTTTTATCAGTGTAACTGGTTTATTTTATCAAGAGATTGAAAGATTTTCCATTGGACAAACATTCAAAATTAACCTTTGGAAAATAGAGGCATTAGCATATTTTCAGAAGCTAATTAGCAATTATTTAATCTCTAATAAGGGTCTTACTCCTGAATGTCTACCAGAATTTAAGTGCTGCTGTTTGGGTCCACTTTTCTTGCTTCTGTGTTTCCAGTTGGAACTGGGCAAAGTCCAGAAACTATCTTTAGGCTTGACTCTCAAGGGAAGACTCCCCACCCAAAATATGTCCTTGGCATGTAAGAATTGTTTATCCCGATGCTGCAAGCTTAAAGTCAAAACTCTTCCAGAGTCCTTGCCATCTGTAGAACAGTGTGGACTGTTTGCCATGCAAACACCCCTTTTAGTATGTCCTGCATAGGATCAGAAACTGGCCAGTGTCCTGGGAACCTCAATGGAGAATTttaatacacacaaaaaagacgTGTTTTAAATTCAATAGACCAAATATTTTCTTGGTAGTTGTAAAACAAGTAATAGCATTAATGACAATAGAAGAACAACTTTTTGGCTTTGATAGTAATTGATCCCCAGTATTCCTAAGACTTGATTTGTTTGGTGAGAAGCAGAACTTCTGCAAAGGGAGTAAAGCTTCATGGAGCAGGAATAACAGCTGTtaaattatttctgctgctttttaccTCTTTGCTTATACAGCTGTATTTTGGATGGCAGCCAGTGAACACTACTTGGAAGGTGAGATAGCGGTTTTTACTACATGAGTCAGTCCCAAGTGTTAAAAACCTGAATACACTAAGAAGTAAAACAGATGTGAGTTCTTTTTCTGGCTGTTCTCAATTCTGGCTTCTGTGTATAGAAGCTTTAATCCCATAAAAGTATTCAAATTAGTAGATTGCCTGTGGAGGTTAGCTCATAGCAAGGAGAGTAACTGAAGGAGCACGTAATGTTTAAAAGTAGTGTAGTGCTGGTAGGATCATAGAGTATCTTGAGTTGGAGGAGACctataaggatcattgagtccaactcccagGGATGCTGAGGTTCAGAAGTCTGGAAAATTATATTCTAGCAATTGAATATTGATAAGTCACTACTCAAATTTGGACTTGCATATTGAGGTATTTATGAAGTTACTTTAATCTAGAAGTTTTTCTGTCCTACGCCAACCTTCTGTTGTAGGCTGACACCTAAGCTTATCCTTTGATTAAAGATAAGCCATTGGCAACTGTGACATGTTTGTTAAAAACTTCACTTAAATTTTAAATGGTCTTGTCATCTCTAAACAGCTATTAGATACTAGAGAAGGGAATATAGTACACAATACTGAATGTTACTTTATGCAAGAGTACCAGTACAAAGTATTTGCATGTCCCATGACAGCGTGTGACATCTGGCAGTGGCGAGCACTCTGGTGCATCAGCTGCTGCCATAACTAAGAAGCTGTTTGCAGCGCTGGATGCTTGGCAGGAAGGGCTGGACAGGAGAAGGATTGAGAGGGATTTAAGATCTTTTTTTGCTTCTAACGGACAGCACTGGGGACTTCCATTGTTTGACTGAAACACCCTTTTCAGTACTTATAATTAATACTGATTTGAAACTGTCGTGCTTTTCCTGAGCATTAAAATGTGGTGCGTACTTATGCAGCTCCGTTCACAAAGGGATAAATGTGGATTTCTCTCTTAAAGCAGTGCATCACGAAACTTTGTGCAAAGGGTGAAAAGCGTTTATGTTGAAAGATTAGATTCAGTCGCCATTAACTTCCAGTGATGGCACCAGTTTGTCTCCCACAACCCCTGTGTGGTGGTGGCCATCCACCCTTGCTGTCGGGTCTGCCAGTGCATACATCTGCATGAAAGAGTGTGTTAGAGCTGAGTATTGGAGGGGAATGGGGACCTTGCTGCAGAAGAGAGGCTGttgggcaggaggggacatcagtgAATGAAGCTGGTTTGGGGAGGGAAGCCGAAGCAAAGGAACATGGAGGGAATTGGTTA
This region includes:
- the CSGALNACT2 gene encoding chondroitin sulfate N-acetylgalactosaminyltransferase 2 isoform X2; this translates as MPRRSLVIQARTRWLLVGLALLFSLVLLMYLLECAPQTDGNGSLPGVVGENMGKEYYQALLQEQEEHYQNRATSLKRQIAQLKQELQEMSDKLKSLQEKKSPKVNGMNYQSTKEQASSDLLEFLHSQIDKAEVSVGAKLPSEYGVIPFESFTSMKVFQLEMGLTRHPEEKPVRKDKRDELVEVIEAGLEVINNPDEEDGQDEDDGVGERQLYSENDFIEGYYRTERDKGTQYELFYKKMDGMEYRHVTLFRPFGPLMKVKSETVDISRSIINIIVPLAGRTEAFAQFMQNFRDVCIHQDKRVHLTVVYFGQDGLSEVKSILESVARYTRRILVSGGILALE